The Collinsella aerofaciens genomic sequence GTCGAGCAGGCCACCGCTTCCGTCGAGACGACCGCCGCTGCCGCCGAAAGCAAGCCTGTCGCCGATCAGCCCGAGCCTGCCGCCGACGCATCCGCTAAGAAGGATGTCGACGGCCTGAAGGTCCTCGTCCTGTGCGCCGGTGCCGGCACCTCTGCCATGCTTGCCAACGCCATCAAGGAAGGTGCCGCGCAGACCGGAGAGAACATCGCTTCCTCCGCAGGCGCCTATGGTCAGCACACTGCCATCATGGATCAGTACGACGTTATCGTGCTTGCCCCGCAGGTTCGTAGCTACTACAACGACATGAAGGCCGACACCGATCGCCTGGGCATTAAGCTGCTCGCCCCGCGCGGTAAGGAATATATCGACCTTACTCGCGACCCCGCCGGCGCCATTAAGTGGCTCCGCGAGAACCTCGACTAGTTTCCTCCCTCTGTTGGTGCCCGGATCCCCAGTTCGGGCACCTCTCCCTATTCGTATCCCACAGAAAGGATGACTCATGACCAACCCCATGCAGTTCCCCGACGGCTTTGTCTTTGGCGGCGCCACCGCTGCTTACCAGGTTGAGGGCGAGACCCGTACGCACGGCAAGGGCAAAGTGCCCTGGGACGATTTCCTGGCAGCCCAGGGTCGCTTCTCCCCCGATCCTGCAAGCGACTTCTACAACAAATATCCGGTCGATATCGATTTGTGCCAGCGCTTTGGCATTAACGGCATTCGCGTCTCCATCGCTTGGAGCCGCATCTTCCCCAGTGGCACCGGCGAGATTAACCCCGAGGGTGTCGCTTTCTATCACGAGCTTTTCGCCACCTGCAACAAAGCTGGCGTTATCCCCTATGTCACGCTCGATCACTTCGATACGCCCGAGGCCTTTTACCAGAACGGCGGCGAGGGTTTCCTGACGCGCGCGACGATCGACGCCTTCGTCGAGTACGCCAAGTTCTGCTTTGCCGAGTTCACCGAGGTCAAGCACTGGTTCACGTTTAACGAGATTCCCGCAACCGCCGAGGGCAGCTTTATCGTCGGCAACTGGCCGCACGGCGAGAAGTACCGCCTGGACAAGGCCTTCCAGCTCATGCACAACATGATGGTGGCCCACGCCAAGGCTGTCGTCGCCTTCCATGAGGGCGGCTTTGAGGGCGAGATCGGCATTGTCCAGAACCTGGAGCCCAAGTATCCCCTCGACCCCAACAACGCCGCCGACTGCGAGGCAGCTCGCATGGCCGACGTCATCAACAACCGCTGGGTACTCGACGCCACCTTCCGCGGCCACTATGCAGCCGACACCATGGAGGCTGCGACCAAGCTGGCCCATATCGCCGGCGGCGAGCTCGACGTCCGCGACGAGGACATCGCCGCGCTGACCGCCGCGCTCCCCTACAACGATTGCCTGGGCGTCAACACCTACAAGTGCCAGTTCCTGCGTGCCGCCGAGGGCGAAAACGACATCAACCACAATGGCACCGGCGACAAGGGCTCCTCGCGCTGGTTCCTCAAGGGCGTGGGCGAGTCATGCGTGCGCGAAGGCGTACCCACCACCGATTGGGACTGGATCATCTATCCCGAGGGCCTCTACGACCTGCTGCTGCGCATTAAGAACGATTACCCCAACTACAAGAAGATCTACATCACCGAGAACGGCATGGGCTATAAGGACGACTTCGAGGATGGCTTTATCGACGACGCCCCTCGCATCGACTACATGCGTCAACATCTCGCATGGATCCTCAAGGCAATCGACGGCGGCGTAAACGTCGACGGCTACTTTGTGTGGTCGCTGCAGGACCAGTTCTCCTGGACCAACGGCTATAACAAACGTTACGGCCTGTTCTACATCGACTTTGAGACCCAGAAGCGCTATCCCAAGGCGAGCGCGTACTGGTACAAGAACGTCGCGGAGACCGGCCTGCTCATGGCCTAGTTTCCGCCGCATACCCCTGTCGGCCGCATGCGAATCCCTCCACGGGTTCGCATGCGGCCTTTTTGTTTTCGCGCGGGTCGGCAGCCGTTTGTCTAAATCTGTAACATCAAGTCGAGTTTTTTGCCTCTACCTGTTACAAATCAAGACAAACGGGAATCACTCTGCCGAAACGTCTCAATCTGTAACAGATATCTGCTCAAATCGAGTCTAGGTGTTACAGATTGAGTTTTTGATTTGGGAGGTTGAGGATGGGGGATCGCGTGCCGAAAGCATGGTCCCCGGATAAAAAAGCTCGCCGGCCAGGCCGAAGACATGGCCCACATCAAGGCAGACCTTTGCCCCTGCTCGCCCGAGCAAAAAGTCATGCCCCTCGATGCGCTCTGCCAGTCCGGCACCGAGACCCCGCAATG encodes the following:
- the lacG gene encoding 6-phospho-beta-galactosidase — translated: MTNPMQFPDGFVFGGATAAYQVEGETRTHGKGKVPWDDFLAAQGRFSPDPASDFYNKYPVDIDLCQRFGINGIRVSIAWSRIFPSGTGEINPEGVAFYHELFATCNKAGVIPYVTLDHFDTPEAFYQNGGEGFLTRATIDAFVEYAKFCFAEFTEVKHWFTFNEIPATAEGSFIVGNWPHGEKYRLDKAFQLMHNMMVAHAKAVVAFHEGGFEGEIGIVQNLEPKYPLDPNNAADCEAARMADVINNRWVLDATFRGHYAADTMEAATKLAHIAGGELDVRDEDIAALTAALPYNDCLGVNTYKCQFLRAAEGENDINHNGTGDKGSSRWFLKGVGESCVREGVPTTDWDWIIYPEGLYDLLLRIKNDYPNYKKIYITENGMGYKDDFEDGFIDDAPRIDYMRQHLAWILKAIDGGVNVDGYFVWSLQDQFSWTNGYNKRYGLFYIDFETQKRYPKASAYWYKNVAETGLLMA